From one Candidatus Tanganyikabacteria bacterium genomic stretch:
- a CDS encoding DUF4160 domain-containing protein: MSPTIFRQDGFRFYFFSREEPRLHVHVSSGNGEAKFWLDPEISLARNHGLRDDDVGHAAQLIREHEDEIRAAWQIHFGR; this comes from the coding sequence ATGAGCCCGACGATCTTCCGCCAGGACGGCTTTCGCTTCTACTTCTTTTCCAGGGAGGAGCCGCGGCTGCACGTGCACGTGAGCTCCGGCAACGGAGAGGCCAAGTTCTGGCTGGATCCGGAGATAAGCCTGGCACGGAATCACGGCCTGAGAGACGATGATGTCGGACACGCCGCCCAGTTGATCCGGGAGCATGAGGATGAGATCCGCGCAGCCTGG